GCTGTTCGGGCTGCCCATGCTGCAGGGCGGCGTCCTCATCGCGGTCGCGTCGTTCGTGGTGCTGGCCGTGCGGTCGGCGCGGCACCGCAGGTTCGAGGCGGCCATCACCGCGCTGCTGGCCGTCGTCGTGGGGGCGTTCCTGTACCAGACGCTGAGCGCGCCGGTGCCGTACGGCGAGCTGGCGGGCGGGCTGGCGCCCCGGTTCGACGGGGCCGCGAGCGTGCTGCTCGCGGCCGGGATCGTCGGCGCGACGGTCATGCCCCATGCCGTCTACCTGCACTCGGCGCTCACCCAGGAACGGTTCGCGGGCATGGGCGAGCCTCAGCGGAGCATCCTGCTGCGCGCGCAGCGGTTCGACGTCGTGCTCGCCATGGGCGTGGCCGGGCTCGTCAACATGGCGATGCTGGTGTCGGCGGCCACCCTGCTGCGCGGCACGGGCGCGGAGCCGACCCTGCACGGCGCCTTCGACCGGTTCGCCGAGGGCTCGGGGGCGCTCACCGCGCTGCTGTTCGGCGTCGCGCTGCTGGCCTCGGGCCTGGCCTCCTCCAGCGTCGGGGTGTACGCCGGGCAGATCGTGATGCAGGGCTTCCTGCGCCGCAGGATCCCGCTGTGGGCGCGGCGGCTGGTCGCGGTGGTGCCGGCCCTGGCCGTGCTGGCGTTCGGCGTCGACCCGACGCACGCGCTCGTGCTGAGCCAGGTGGTGCTGTCGTTCGGCATCCCCTTCGCGCTGGTCCCGCTGGTGCTGCTGACCCGCCGCGCGGAGGTGATGGGCCCGTGGGTGAACCGGGGGGCCACGACGCTGGCCGCCGCCTGCGCCTCCGCGGTGATCATCACGCTGAACGTCGTCCTGGTCGCCCTGGTCGGCCCCTCCTTGTGAGAAGAAGCGCGCCCTGCCGGTAAGGTCCGGATGCATGGAGATCAGGCGGCTGGGGAAGGGCGACGAGGAGCGGCTGCGCGAGATCAGGCTGAGGGCGCTCGAGGACGCCCCCTCGGCCTTCGCCTCGACGCTCGACCGCGAGCGCGCCTTCGGCCCGGAGGTATGGGCCGAGCGGGTGGCCGGGAAGGACTCGGCGGTGTTCCTCGCCGAGGACGGCGGCCGGCCGGTCGGGACGGCCACGGGCTTCGTGAGCGAGCTTCCCGGCACCGTGCACCTGGTCGGCATGTGGGTGGACCCGGCCGCCCGCGGCTCAGGCGCCGCCGACCACCTGATCGCGACGGTGCTGGAGTGGGCGCGGGAGCGCGGCGCGCGCGAGGTCGAGCTGTGGGTGACCGTCCCCAACGACCGGGCCCGCGCGCTGTACACCCGGCACGGCTTCTCCCCGACCGGCGAGCGGCAGCCGCTGCCGTCCGACCCCGCCGTCCTGGAGGACCGTTTCACGCTCGCGCTGGCCGCGCCCGAGACGGCGGACTCGGCGGAGCGGTAGCCGCGGCGCAGGCGCCGTGCGCGGGCGACCGGCGCGGGTCCGCGCGGGGTAGGTTGGCCGGGCAGGTCCCCGAGCGAGGAGGGCGCGATGCCGGCCGCCGAGATCCAGATGCTCCCTTCCGCCGCGGGCCACGACCCCGCGCTCGTGGCCGGGCTCACCGAGCTCGTCAACCAGGTGTACGCCGTGGCGGAGCGGGGCCTGTGGGCCGAGGGCGCCGCCCGGACCACGGCCGGCGAGATGGCGGAGCTGGTCGCCGCCGGCGAGATCGCCGTGGCCCGGGTGTCGGGCGAGATCGCGGGCGGGGTGCGGGTGCGGCGGCTGGAGAGCGGGGAGGGCGAGTTCGGCATGCTGGTGTCGGCGCCGGCCCACCGCGGGTCCGGCGTGGGACGCGAGCTGGTCCGCTTCGCCGAGGACCTGAGCCGCGGCCGCGGGCTCGCCGCCATGCGGCTGGAGCTGCTGGTCCCGCGCGACTGGAGGCACCCGGGCAAGGTCTTCCTGCGGGAGTGGTACACCCGCCGCGGCTACCGTCTCGCGGGCACGCGCGACGTCACCGACGGCCACCCGCACCTGGCCCCGCTGCTGGCCACCCCCTGCGACATCCACGTCTACCGCAAGCCCCTGACCACCACCTGAGCCACCGCACCGCCGCCCCGGCCGCCTGAGAGCCGGGGCGGGGAGGTTCAGGCGACGGGGACGTCGGCGGGGGTGCGGACGG
This portion of the Sphaerisporangium krabiense genome encodes:
- a CDS encoding GNAT family N-acetyltransferase, whose translation is MPAAEIQMLPSAAGHDPALVAGLTELVNQVYAVAERGLWAEGAARTTAGEMAELVAAGEIAVARVSGEIAGGVRVRRLESGEGEFGMLVSAPAHRGSGVGRELVRFAEDLSRGRGLAAMRLELLVPRDWRHPGKVFLREWYTRRGYRLAGTRDVTDGHPHLAPLLATPCDIHVYRKPLTTT
- a CDS encoding GNAT family N-acetyltransferase; translation: MEIRRLGKGDEERLREIRLRALEDAPSAFASTLDRERAFGPEVWAERVAGKDSAVFLAEDGGRPVGTATGFVSELPGTVHLVGMWVDPAARGSGAADHLIATVLEWARERGAREVELWVTVPNDRARALYTRHGFSPTGERQPLPSDPAVLEDRFTLALAAPETADSAER
- a CDS encoding Nramp family divalent metal transporter, with the protein product MNPVPHAPKPESASEPAAAPSPAASPPAPGRMRQRVVGLMGPAFVAAVAYVDPGNFATNVEGGTRFGFLLLWVVLTANVVAMLLQYLSAKLGIATGRSLPELCRERYPRPVVWGLWLQAEIVVIMTDLAEFIGGAVALNLLFGLPMLQGGVLIAVASFVVLAVRSARHRRFEAAITALLAVVVGAFLYQTLSAPVPYGELAGGLAPRFDGAASVLLAAGIVGATVMPHAVYLHSALTQERFAGMGEPQRSILLRAQRFDVVLAMGVAGLVNMAMLVSAATLLRGTGAEPTLHGAFDRFAEGSGALTALLFGVALLASGLASSSVGVYAGQIVMQGFLRRRIPLWARRLVAVVPALAVLAFGVDPTHALVLSQVVLSFGIPFALVPLVLLTRRAEVMGPWVNRGATTLAAACASAVIITLNVVLVALVGPSL